DNA from Clarias gariepinus isolate MV-2021 ecotype Netherlands chromosome 8, CGAR_prim_01v2, whole genome shotgun sequence:
CGTCACGAGGGTCTGATGAAGAAGAAAGCAGCTCTGAGGCCAACCACGCCAAGTAAAGTCACATAATTTacattcttatgttttttttatgctgtaagAGTGCAGTTGCTTGCTGACATCGCACACACATCTGCTGGGAAAAAGTGCTACAGGTAGTGATATTGTTCCTTATTCCGAAATCTGTAGACTTCAAGAAACTCCACGAGGCGCATTTCAGCAAGATGGAGTCCATCGATTCCTACGTGCAGAGAAAGAACAAGCAGATGGAGGTGCTCAGGAACTCAGTGAAGGATCTGAAGGTTTTATTCTTATTCATTTGTGCATACTTCATCACTGATTATTATTCTCTGACAGCACAACATGGAGTCTTTGTGTTACTAAGCGtgctgctgttttttctcaggCTCAGACAGAAAACAGTACTAAGAAGTCGGCAGACGCTAAGCCTCATGGCGTAAGTTAATTCCTTGCCCTCAGCACACaccctttaaatacaaacatttgGGCCGCAGATCAACACCATCTTAATGTTTGCAGAAGCTGGCGGTTAGCCGAAACTCGCTGTTCAGCCCGGGTGCGTCGGAGAAGAGGGCGGTGACACGCAGGGCCACTCAGGTTCCTACCAGCAAGCCGGTGAAGGACAGCGCCCCCTTTAGACCATCCATTCTTTCAGCCAACAAAATAAACGTCAGGTCAGGAGCATGCCATGAGCTCTGGTGTTACGTGTTAATAATGTGTGCTGACGAGATGAGGCGAGTTAAAGTAACAGTGCCACGgcgttattatttttatttaaaggttttcCGAAACGACGCAGGACAACGAGCACAAGCGCTCTCTGTTAAAGACTCCAGCCCGCATGTCTCCCATGTTTCCGCTCACTCCTACTCCGGGCAGGAAGTCTGAAGTGCAGGCGAACAAGAACGCCGTTCCCGTCAACAAAACCCCAGGtcagagagcacacacacacacatacacacacacaatcgcaGTGTAGTGAAACAGCATTTTAGTAAAACATCCGTGCTTTTATCAATTTCTTTCTCAGCATTGACTCCGTTCATGTTCGGAGGCGCCGCTGGTACTCCAGGGACCAACAAGAAGAACGCGTTCGATCTGAAAGCAAGCCTCTCTCGGCCGCTCGGCTACAAGCCGCATAAGGGTGCGTGAGGAATTTATTTTAGGAATTCATTGGCCTCTTTGTAGATCTCTTTgagatttgtatttattttgtttgtctttcatCTGTTTAGGGAAGCTGAAGCCTTTCGGAGTGCCGCAGACGCAGGAAAACGCCGCACTGAACAAATCTCAAACGCTTCCATCTCACCAGAAAAACTACAAACAGCACCAAGTGCAGACGCGGTCAGTGAGACTCTGCTACTGAGCAGAATAAAGTCATTAAACACAGAACTAAGTTGTTCATTTACTATTTATTAGGGATGGAAATCagtactaaataaatattttgaacaAAAATATGAAGATTGACAATTTGAAAGACAgttcaataattattttttacaataattgtaaaaaatacaattacagCTAAATGCGAAAGTTTACACACCCGTACAAAGAATGATTTGTCCTGACGAACCTTTTTTACTGGTTTATGTTAAGATAATGGTTTGCCTTTCTCTTCATAAAAGTGATAGAAATGTTCTCTACATTCATTTTCAAACCCAAGGCTGTTTGATTTCATGTTGCTGGAGATTGTTGCCTTGTTGTGCAGAAtggttgtgtgttgtgtagagATTAACACTCTGATTTCATCCCTCTAACAGAGACGAGCGGCGTGTTAAGCACAACGAGGACAGGAAGCAGAAGAAAGAGAAGATGCTCGGTGCCAGACGTGGACTAGTCATGGCTTAAtattcctgctttttttttttctctctttctctaaaaTAAGATTTTCAAACTGTAGCTACTTGCACCTTTTTTTAGcttgtgtctgttttttgtcAATGTTTGATGCTTTTCCCCCtttttatgagaaaaaaaatcttaacacCCCAATAATTTGTACATATGCCAGAATTTTGTTGCTGAGTGACGTAGACACTTAAGCTCTGTTTTCTTTAACTGTTAAACAAGCATTGTGTTTTATAATTCCTGGGTCCCCGTGTGTTTCtttcaaaagtttgtgcacccaaCACATTCCTATCCAGTCCAGGGTCACAGTTCAACTCCATCTTTGTTAAACTTCCGGGTTCCTCTTGTAGAGTTCATACGCGAACTCCTCTATGTGAGCGCGGTCGTTACACACAGCGATGAAGTCGATCTCTAACTGAAACGGTCCGTCCGCTTTGTCTCCCAGCGTGAAGCCGATAGTGTTCACCTGAAatccaaaaaacattaaagtgaGGAGGACTTACTTTCATTTGTGTGaattaaaaattcataaaaataaattatgagaATTTTCCTGAAACTGAGAATTATCAGACCTTGTCGAGCCAGAGGGCGTGCTGGTCGTCCTGTACTCTCCCACGGCTTGAGAGAAAAAATTTAGAAAAGGGGATCTGTGAAAGTAAGagaataaaaaaggtaaaaccTAACAAACAAATCTCTTATTAGACTTTATGATAAATAACTATTAAATAGGACTGCTACTCTGTTTAGCTGGCAtgacctttaatttttttatttttttgtggcaCCCGCACCTTGACGTCCTGCCAGTACGGACCCCCTCGAGTGTACATGAAGTAGCTGTACATGTCATCTCTCTGGTGAGAGAAGTAAGTCTCTGCTGAGATGTTCACCATCCACGGCCTCCCGTCTCCACGGATACGCAAATACAGCGTGTTAAAGTTTGACCAATCAAAGTGCTTCTTTCTGTCGAATGAAGACTGCAAAAACACAGTCACGTTAACCAGCCAGAGCAGCATCACATTTTACTCAGTTGATTATATTAGTTTAAGgtcttatttaaaaacaaaaccaaaggcAATCGAAAAACGAAACTCAGGATTGAGAAGCACTAACCCGAGGCTGTTTGGAGCGCAGAGTGCAGTATCCGCTGTAGCGTGTCTCTCCATCCCGTGGTGGAGCCGAGCACAAAGAGCCATACAGCATGCAAGTGGAATTATTCCTTCCCAGTTTTATATAGGCCTCACTGCGGCCACCGATCTCCCTGTCCGAGGTGACCACCCACTGACTGATTGACTCTGGGCCACGGAACTCCCACAGCACACGCGTCTGCTCCAACATATGCACCTCCAGCGGCCGTCCCTCGGGTCCTGACCAGCGCTCCATGAGCTCGTCCTTCAGGAGCCCAAAGTGCTTCTTTACCCCCTCCACACCCTTTGAAAAGTCAAAATTTATCTTCTGCCAGGGCCATCGTGTGTCCGGAGCCTGGCCTGGTCTGCGGTAGTCCCGTTCATACACAGTTCGGATGTTCACTGTGACAGGACAGGTGATGTGCAGTTGAAAGAGATGCCTCCAGGATATCCCAGAGGGTTTCAGTAGCCTCCCTGACAGGGCCATTACCTTTGAGCTCAAAGCACTCTGGATCTTTTCTGgaaagcaagaaagagaaagacaaccTGACCATGTTACTGACTCAATTCTTCAAAAAGAAACTTGACAATAGACAAATAGAGTGCAACCAATAATACATCCCCGTGTCTTAATTACGCCAGATTCTTCATGACACACTGCTTTTTATACTGTAGTCTGGCTGTTCTGTAACCACCTAGGAACATGACTTGGTCACCAATCCTAAGCAGTACATGATGGGATTTAATACATTTACTAGTTAATCTAAATTAGGGGTCTTCATCCCTATTTAATCACTTCTTTAACCAGTTGGTCTTAATAAATCTCTAATCAATTATAAAGTGTGGCTGCAACCACACCAGCCCTTCGTAAAAAAGACTGAAAACCGCTGTAATGATAGAACAggcaaaaataacaaaacatcaCTTACCTACACCCTGAAATAACAGCAACCAAAGAGCAAAAGGCGACACTGTTTCGTAAAATCAATTTACAAGCAGTGACAGAGTgcgaataataaaaataaaaaactttaatataatGCGATATAATATTTCAAATTACAATTAAAGAAGAAATGCTTTTAAGAAATAGACTGACATTCACGTTTCTGTAAGCCGCCATTGTGGTCCGTCGCGTAAAGTGTCCGGAGAGAAAAAAAGCGATGCTGCACACTGGTTCCGGGATCCGCGCGACAAGATTATCGGgggaaaatgtttaatataagaaaataaatggagatgtacagtatctgttgGACGTgtcaagtgtttgtttataaagtGTAACGTTCGTACTGACCTAAAGTTTAATGACTACATGTAATAATGCAGTAAATTTAACTATTAAAACATTACTTATAAttcaactaataataaaaaaaaaaccatctaaACTTATACGAATACATAATAGCCTCCAaacattttatcttattatacagcAACAAATCAGCGaggaatatacttttttttctgatcattgCAATAAGGTGATCATTGCAATAACTTGAatcaaaacaaaatagaatACAATGTACATTCATTACAGTAAAGGGAAAAcaaatggcaataaaataataagtgtCAGAGAATTCTAAAAgtaaattgttattttataaaaatctaattagtttaagagaattaaaaagtgagttaatttatattataaacagagagaacaataaaatatttttatgatgaagaattttgtatttaaaacaaaacaatgaactACATGTTCGAGAGGTTTATTTTCAGGATTTTCACactaaaaattatgtatttcataCTAAAGGAGTGAGATACATTGAGGTGTTCGAATTGATTACATTTTAGAAGAGTTAATCTTTTTTGTCTTCTCACGCTCACAAAACACATGCATCAAAGTTTCATGTAGTGTAggagcatttattttttatcccaaaatatcacaaataaatctgacaaaaaaacagtttacaggCTAATATTTTGGAAGATCCTAAAATAaacttctttatttttgttggaAATGCAGCAGTTATTAGACATTAGCCAGGGTATTAGATCTGACTCAGGAATAATTATTCCTTaagtttaaaaatgatattattaatattattgttattgttattattattattatatttcctaTTTGTTATGTCAATACTATCCAAAAGTAATTTAGATCGGATAATCCCGCATGAACTAAAGGCTAGGTGACTCTTTTAAGCTTTTACTGACGTCTAGATGACGTCATTGGCCCCTTGatggttggaaaaaaaacataaacacgtAACGCGCATGCGCGTTCTAGCGCCGCCGTCTGTGTTCGTGTCCAAAATAAGCACGAGCGCATCCACCGCGGGTAGCTTAGCCTCCAAAGCTAACCATGGTGAACGTAAAGAAGCGGAAAGGTCGGGTCGTCATCGATTCCGACTCGGAAGACAGCGCCAGCGATGACAATTTAGATCAGGTAAAAACGagatataattatttttgcttAAGAATTGGAAGaagttgtgtgctggttttaaAGGGTCTCTTTTGGGTAACATTAGCACCGACGTCCATGCTAGTAGGTAACTGCgctgcaatttttttaaacatacctGCATTGCGTCCAGTGTTCTTTGGTGAACCTTTACGTCACAGCACAAGCTTTTCGATGATTGGTCGAGTTACGCAGTTTAATCCAATTGTAGTTTGGAAGGCGGGAAACTGTCAGCCAATAGTAATAAAGGGGGCGGGTTTTGCCTAAAAACAAGTGGGAAATATTTAGAACGCAGGTGCAAAGAGCGCTAGCAAGCTAGTTGCTTAAAGAGCCTGCTTAACAGCAAATAATTATAATCTGGTATATAAAAATAGTCTGCAaacacaatgtttttatttcacaatTAAGCACAATCCATTTCAAAGCATTAAACTCAGTAGTTGTTGTGTATATTAGGTGCTGGCCTGTTAGCTAGCATCCTTGCTAGTTAGCGTGCTAGCGGGTTAGCTAGTCCTGTACGCTTGTAAACATTCGAGTCCAGAGCCAATCCACGAAGTGTTTCTGCAAttcattttagatttatttcaaGCTTAATAAGTATTAAAAGGTTAAAGTGTTAAAGAGCGCTAACGTTTTGTGTTTTCAAAAGTAAGTGCACCCTAAGGCTGGAAATCTCTGAAAGTCACTGAGATTTCATCTAATGGTTGATTTTCACGCTTTCTCTTAAATTGTAGAGACAGAGGAACGGATAATTACACTTTTAAAAGGCAAATTTCTGCATTTCTCCATCTTTTGTGCTCAGCTGTATTAGCTTTGCACACACTGGGGCTTATTTCTGCACTGAAACTGAGACATGAAGCTGAGAACTAAAGCCAGAGCAAATCCCCAGGCTGGCCGAGCTAAGTTTATCctgcatgatgatgatgatggagataTAAATGTGTCTTTGGCAGAATTATCCTCCTGGCTATAAacacatcacaaacacacacgactCGCACTGTAACCATAAATCCTGACACTAACGCCAAAGTCCATAAAGTAAATCAAATCTGACACGCACAGTGTTGTTAGTTTCTCAGCAGTGTGACCTCTCATTTGTTGCTGAATGAAAGTAATGCGTTTTATCATCTGGTTTTAAAGTATAAATCAAAGAGAAACCGGATTAGACaagctatatttatttatttattcccagGAAAAACTATTCCCACTTTATAAAGTTAAAGCTCCGGAAGTTTTCTATATGCCCTTTAAACAACATCTTGTCCCAAGCTGTAAATTTCCCCAGCATTCCGTGACCTCGGGATAGTCAGTGGTGAAGTGATGCGGCATGCAAAACAACGGCTTTGAGTGCAGGCATGTTTGCATGCAAGATACAAGCGCTCCGAGTTAAGAGCTCTGAGTCAAGTTTGAAAATTCGGTAATTTTCTTACAGTTTTGTATCTAAGCTTCCCCTAATGAACTGGACTCTATATTAACTTGAGGACatcatctgttatattgaacttctagcagcctaacacacagtatgactgcagctcaatccctgctatctgatatcaccaagtgattcatacacattttcttacatttcatacacatttctgtaattttcttttgattctgtaaagctgctttgcgacagtgaTGATTGTTAAAATTGATGTACAAAtgaaattgaactgaatttagGCTAGGtgtcacagtggcttagtggtgagcactgttgccttgcacaaCCAGTTCGATTCTCAGCCAGGTTAGGTTAGCCCCCCTAAACACcccatgtgtgtgcatggagtttaaaaGTGCTCTCTGTGCTTGTTGGGGTTCCTCTGGTtaccctggtttcctccaccagtccaaagacatgcagattaagctaattagcgttcccaaattgcccatagtatgtgaatgagtgtgtgtatgtgcatgccctgtctagggtgtaccttgtgcccaaagtctcctggaacAGGCTTCTGGCCCCccctgaccctgtatacaggattaagcgatatagacaataagtgagtaaaTGAAAGCTAGACATACAAGGTTATCTGGGCTATAAAAGAGATTTGTCTCTCCCTCTTGTTTCTAGAAATACCTTTTATATATCAAATTATCTGGTACCATTTATATCTAACCCTTACCTGAAACCGATCAGTTTTCAGCTTATGTCTCTGTTAtgattttacttttactgaaaAGTTATTGTGACTTTACCTCAACTTGGTGATGGAGCCTGTTTTCTTAGCTTTCATATACGGCAGTTGTACAGCAAAGTGACGTGATAAAACGCACACTGACGTATGAATGTCtaatttactttctttttctttttttttttttccaggagcTGCTGAGTTTGGCCAAGAGGAAGCGCGTGGACTCTGAGGAACCGGAGGAACCCGTCAGCAAACCTGCGGCTTCTACGGACTCCGAGACGTCCGACAGCGATGACGAGGTACTTCACCGCATCCTTATTCCACTGATCCTCCTTTGCAGGTTATGTCCCGAGATGGTTTTGGTGCCGGTTTGCTTTCTCAATTCCATCTGGTTACATTTTCAAGCTGGCTTTGTATTTCTATGcagtttaaaatgtgtgtgtatgtagtggaCTGTCGGAGGCACCAAGGCcaagaaaaaggcgaagcccgGTAAAGGACCGGATAAAAAGAACCCCACCAAGAAGAAAGTGAGCAAAGCGGCTTCCTCAGGGAGCTCAGATGGAGACAGTTCTGCTGAGAGCTCTGCCCCAGAGGAGGGTGAGTTTAGGAATTGTTGACTTATTTGTTGCTTCTCTGATTGTTAATCCCATGTTGCTGTTTATGTAAGCATGTTCgttaaaatgacataaaatatcgctgataaTCGCGCAGGCGAGGTGTCCGACTCGGAGAGCAACAGCTCCTCCTCTAGCTCGGATTCAGACTCGTCCTCAGAGGACGAAGTGTTCCGGGACGGATACGGAGATGATCTGATGGGAGACGAGGAGGACCGGGCACGGCTGGAGCAGAtgactgagaaagagagagagcaggagctTTTCAACCGTATTGAGAAGAGAGAGGTGCTCAAACGCAGGtgaggagaacacacacacacacgagtaaaTGTTTTCTGACTCGAATCTAATTACTGTTTTTGTCAGTAGAAAGTCAAGTACCTCTCAATGCAGAACAGAATGCTCAAGGTTTAGAGTCAGATCTGATTCGAAGATTTAAACGCGGCTGCCTTCAAACCCTCCGCTGTTGAAATTTGACTGCAAGTGTTTGCATCagtaacgttttttttaaaaataacttaaaaagtgtaaaaaaaacaaaacatgaggCTTAGTttgtttgcatatttatttatttgtaccaGTTAGTACACCAGCGTGCAGATTTGGACCCAATTGTCTGCTGTAAATGTCTGGCATGCCTTACCTCCGGATAATTTGTCACCCCAAACCTCTCCTGTGTTCCACTTAGGTTCGAAATCAAACAAAAACTAAAGACTGAAAAGAAGAAGGttaaagaagagaagaagaaaaagaagcaagaGGAGGAACAGGAGAAGAAAAAGCAGTCTCAGGTTACAGACACTCAGGTGGTGAGTAGATCAGTGTCTCAGCTTCTCACAGAAATCCAACCACCTGGTCTTTTAAAGagaggtttatttttaataagtaaAAGTCTGGAGAAGTTGAATAATGAAATAACATCGCTCTACTTGTTTGTCGATCTGCTTTTAGGTGATGTCCCATAATAAAGAGAGGAGGTCAAAGAGAGACGAGAAGCTGGACAAGAAGTCACAGGCCATGGAGGAGCTGAAAGCCGAgcgagagaagaagaagaacagaacAGGTTTGTTTTCTCGTATATTTTTGTctgagttttatttaatttctcccACCTCTTATTCAATGCACCAGCCTGTGGTTGGTACACAACATAGATTTTTCACAGTTACTGACCAccactttaatatttaaacttttaacctCGCAGCTGAGCTCCTCACCAAGCGACAGCCTCTAAAGGCCAGCGACGTGTATTCTGACgacgaggaggaggaagaggaagacgACGACAAGTCCTCAGTAAAGAGCGACCGCAGCTCGAGGTTATCGTCCTCTGATGAAGAAGAGGAGTGAGTGTGGcctttgatttctttttataaccAAAAAGAAAGAATTGGCTTTAAATTGTTTTTCGTTTATACGTAAAGTCGTACTCGTGACACATGTTATGCACAACCTGTGATTGGCTCctttttacccccccccccccacccccccaccccccccacacacactcaggagAGAGGCCACGCCCCCAAAGTCTCAGCCGGTGTCGTTGCCGGAGGAGCTGAACCGCATCCGTCTTTCACGGCACAAACTGGAGCGCTGGTGTCACATGCCCTTTTTCGCTAAAACGGTCACCGGGTGCTTCGTCCGAATTGGCATCGGCAACTGCAGCAGCAAACCTGTCTACAGGGTACGAGCTACTTCCTGTTTAATATCCCGTGATCCTTTGCGTCAGCCAGGCTAGAGGGAAATAGCACTGAGGCAATTTTTAAAGAGATcagatatttaattaaatttataaaattatttcttatgcCTTCTCAATcataaaacatgcaaactcatctGTCTCAAGTGagttttaaattaaagataaaatagCTAGTTGATTAAATTATGATTCTAGCTAGTTTTtctgaattttataaaataaacattttgatcaaaataaaatattatataaaaataaaataaggtattTCATAAATATGCAAGATCTATAATGTACATTAGATaactataaattataaatataatacaggTAATTGCATcatacatctttttttattagctaTACTTAGCTATATTATAAGCTATACTTAGCGGTACTTCATTTCAAGAATAGTCACTAATAGTCACTTTTTAAtcagaattttatggtttttaaataatacagtagGGGCAGTATTAtcctttagtgttttttttttttttaggtagatatttaaaattattgttaaattgctagctttatttagttattagtTAATATAATTGttgaaaattaatttaaaacagcCTTGTTCAATTTGTATATTAAAATTGACTATAAAGTATTTAGTAAATCCCCCTGTCATAACCCCTATTTAGACTGTCCGCATGTTTTTCTTGTCGCACATCCCCAGGTGGCTGAGATCGTAGATGTGGTGGAAACGGGCAAAGTCTACCAGCTCGGCTCGACGCGAACTAACAAGGGTCTGCAGTTACGGTAAGCTGTCCGTCAGACCCGTCTCAATAACACGTTACACTACATGACAATATCTGCAGATGTCTACTGTCATTATAGCtgaattaatataatttatatttgtgtgcatgtgaagaCACGGCAACGATACCCGGGTGTTTCGGCTCGAGTTTGTGTCCAATCAGGAGTTCACAGAGAGCGAGTTCATGAAGTGGAAAGAAGCGGTAagtgtgctaaaaaaaacatacaaatgtgTAGTTTATTAGGGGTGCTCGGATCAGGGTTTTTGGGTCGATCTTCCATCCCATACATCAGAAGCAGCCGATCTCCGATCACTcttgatttaaaaattatttttttttttattgtgaagtATTGATTATTTGTGTACTGTTTGTAGCTGTAATAATGACTATTCTAAACAGCAGTGCACAAATTTTGTTAATATCTGGAAAAGTATCATGaatgtaaaacttttatttgttgCAGGGCAAACTGTGAGTTGTATTCCATTCTCTTATTATTTAATGTAGAAACTAAAACCAATAGAACAACCTACGCATGACTATAGAGTGAAATTTTCCTTTTCTAAACTAGCATAAATGGACTCTCTCGCACTGAAATGCGACTGTCTGGTTATACTCACTCATTATAACGTGCAGCGCATGGAACAAGGCATCGAAACTCTGCGCCAAACGTTTCGAAATAAACGCAGACCTGAGTCACTTTGTACTGGTCGAGCAAATAGTTAGGCAGCGAGGGCAGGCATTTCTTTGTAAATAGCAAAATTTCCAGACTTTTAAGACACAAGTCTATTCTTCTTATTCAGAATGTGTGCCTCTGTGCTGAATAGTCACTCAGAGTCAGCTCGCATGCATGAAGCAGTAAGGTAACCCCGGGCTGCCTCGGACACAGTTGGGAACcgctctttatttctctttgcgGTATTATTCCTGTGATAATGGTTTTAGGCTTTATTTTCTGCAGTGTAGGGCTCAAGCTTTTTGAGCACTGCTGCTACAGGTGGCTAAGTGAGGGTCGATTTACAAGATTTAGCTTCTGGCTTTGCAGATAACTCTTCATACTCAAATTTGTTGTTCTTAAGTGACGAATAAGGTTAGCTGTATTTAAGCCTTTGGCAGACGTTCCCTCATGTGGAAAATTTTTGGATATTGCAAATTTACCATCTTTTAAAGAGACCTGGTGATATTCCCAGACTGGTGACGGCATGGTGCTGTGACTGTCGACTCGATTTTCCTTCATCACAATAATATcggtgtgtgtgcaaaactgtcaGATTCTGCAGCCGATCGATTGGAGCCCTGTTGTTTATAAATTAGTAATCCGTTTAAGAAAACCTCCATGTGCTTATCATGAGGTGATTGTTGTACTTATTTCTTTAAACTGCACTTTGGTGCCCTCACTTCTGTCTGCCTGGTCTAGTTTTGGTCCTGTTTGTGTTGCTGTAGTCACACTGTCTGATACTAACTGTGTACTTATCTGACATTAACCAGGCAATCTGATTTGCCTGTATCTGTATTTATACTAAGTGCTGACACTATGAGATGAAGTTAATTATATCACAATCAACAAATCTAATTGTACTAATGTTGGTAAATAAACATGATTGCAGTCCAGGTTAGATAAACCCCAACTTATTTCAGAACGCACTTCTTCATGGCCGTACTTTGGTAAATGATTAAGAAGCCTCGCTGTCATTAATTCCTGATTTATTACTCATAACTATCTCATAACTCGGAGCAGCAGACAGAATATCTGTAAAATGTGGTGTATGTGACGGCTCTAGCGAAAGCTTTTATAACGGTAATGTGTTAGCCGAATGTCTGTTAATCTCGGTGTGAACTGTTTCAGATGCACGGTGCAGGAATGCAGATTCCCACCCTGGACGAAATCACTAAAAAGGAGCAGTCTATCAAAGAAGCCGTCAACTATAAATTCAACGacaaagacattgaggatgtgAGTCCCCTTCTcccccttcttgtcttacagttacccttcctccactcttttcacacacgcgtgcacacaacataaacatggttttaagaaatctctctaatggcACTCGATTGAACGACagactaacggaatcactgctgtgaagtagaaaaacaaaacaaatgaacctgcactttacctttgaaaagaattgcgccagagcagtgtttctgtgtagagcagagaaagtgtgtgtctgtgaagccgaaaaatagtgtgtgtgtgtgtgtgtgtggcggggcacggtgtccaatgactcacatacacacagatactATGATACAGAGCAaccttgagcagagagaaagtggatttttaacctctctaatgacactggcttttgctttattcatcatgcgcgctgtacacacacgcatacagacacaaaatagaAGATGTTTTACGGATGTTGATTCTCTTAATATTTAATGTAGAAACTAAAACCAATACAACAACCTACGCATGACT
Protein-coding regions in this window:
- the ndufaf1 gene encoding complex I intermediate-associated protein 30, mitochondrial, with product MALSGRLLKPSGISWRHLFQLHITCPVTVNIRTVYERDYRRPGQAPDTRWPWQKINFDFSKGVEGVKKHFGLLKDELMERWSGPEGRPLEVHMLEQTRVLWEFRGPESISQWVVTSDREIGGRSEAYIKLGRNNSTCMLYGSLCSAPPRDGETRYSGYCTLRSKQPRSSFDRKKHFDWSNFNTLYLRIRGDGRPWMVNISAETYFSHQRDDMYSYFMYTRGGPYWQDVKIPFSKFFLSSRGRVQDDQHALWLDKVNTIGFTLGDKADGPFQLEIDFIAVCNDRAHIEEFAYELYKRNPEV
- the nusap1 gene encoding nucleolar and spindle-associated protein 1 isoform X1; amino-acid sequence: MDLDSMKYADLRQLAKSVGLKGNMKADKLLKALKQHFQQQESSENENSITSDEVQIPQGVAAEPKPANDALVTTRRGKKQQTKRKHSGHGNNNDPNPEPEKSPVQDDAKAPAEEEVEDSGKRSSKRRKVSSGKDTGTPAPESVEITVTKGSNKDVVKKTAGKIPRHEGLMKKKAALRPTTPNFKKLHEAHFSKMESIDSYVQRKNKQMEVLRNSVKDLKAQTENSTKKSADAKPHGKLAVSRNSLFSPGASEKRAVTRRATQVPTSKPVKDSAPFRPSILSANKINVRFSETTQDNEHKRSLLKTPARMSPMFPLTPTPGRKSEVQANKNAVPVNKTPALTPFMFGGAAGTPGTNKKNAFDLKASLSRPLGYKPHKGKLKPFGVPQTQENAALNKSQTLPSHQKNYKQHQVQTRDERRVKHNEDRKQKKEKMLGARRGLVMA
- the nusap1 gene encoding nucleolar and spindle-associated protein 1 isoform X2, yielding MDLDSMKYADLRQLAKSVGLKGNMKADKLLKALKQHFQQQESSENENSITSDEVQIPQGVAAEPKPANDALVTTRRGKKQQTKRKHSGHGNNNDPNPEPEKSPVQDDAKAPAEEEVEDSGKRSSKRRKVSSDVVKKTAGKIPRHEGLMKKKAALRPTTPNFKKLHEAHFSKMESIDSYVQRKNKQMEVLRNSVKDLKAQTENSTKKSADAKPHGKLAVSRNSLFSPGASEKRAVTRRATQVPTSKPVKDSAPFRPSILSANKINVRFSETTQDNEHKRSLLKTPARMSPMFPLTPTPGRKSEVQANKNAVPVNKTPALTPFMFGGAAGTPGTNKKNAFDLKASLSRPLGYKPHKGKLKPFGVPQTQENAALNKSQTLPSHQKNYKQHQVQTRDERRVKHNEDRKQKKEKMLGARRGLVMA